Proteins from a single region of Gossypium arboreum isolate Shixiya-1 chromosome 1, ASM2569848v2, whole genome shotgun sequence:
- the LOC108466756 gene encoding uncharacterized protein At4g00950-like, whose product MGSPPTPKLSLYSFPSMAKEPSGMITPPIHASVSIPFLWEEAPGRPRRSYRGSENETDTSNGSKPNVARCLELPPRLLAKAKFANMPPPTTVLDGPDACRPGSFRSLDNKWLDKFGSSRSRSFRKAGRVVQRSFDFSTSVVRVGDAGGSGTTEVKIARVRKKACFLNLSHARSHVLASIYESFKKVVPWRRAHEGS is encoded by the exons ATGGGGTCTCCTCCTACACCTAAGCTTTCTCTATATTCGTTTCCGAGTATGGCAAAAGAGCCGTCAGGGATGATAACACCGCCTATTCATGCCTCTGTTTCAATTCCATTCCTGTGGGAGGAAGCACCGGGCAGGCCTAGGCGGTCATATCGGGGTAGTGAGAACGAAACTGATACAAGCAATGGATCAAAGCCAAACGTTGCAAGATGCTTGGAACTGCCTCCGAGGTTGTTAGCTAAGGCTAAGTTTGCTAACATGCCACCTCCAACAACTGTGTTGGATGGTCCTGATGCGTGTCGGCCTGGGTCTTTTAGGAGCCTGGACAACAAGTGGCTGGATAAGTTTGGATCCAGTAGGTCGAGGAGCTTTAGAAAGGCTGGTCGAGTTGTTCAGAGAAGTTTTGACTTTTCAACTTCGGTTGTTCGCGTTGGAGATGCTGGTGGCAGTGGCACTACAGAGGTGAAGATAGCCAGGGTTAGGAAGAAAGCCTGTTTTCTGAATCTATCTCACGCTAGGTCACATGTCTTG GCAAGCATTTATGAAAGCTTTAAGAAAGTGGTCCCATGGAGACGAGCGCATGAAGGCTCCTGA
- the LOC108466256 gene encoding protein RKD4: MENGSEFDYCFNFEENPFGKVEFEVDSFYDFNSPALLPHPQADNLCIQFMDFEEISSDFALFDQNEDIMADAIKRVVDSFDHHCGNITNSGGSSTEASRVIHEIEYGDSHGEKIRSFRRKRTASLELDEIQKYFDFPISKAAKEMNVGLTLLKKRCRELNIMRWPHRKIKSLKSLIHNVKELGLTNEIVMLEEHQRMLEKVPDLELTDRTKKLRQACFKANYKKRRSLASCY, encoded by the exons ATGGAAAATGGATCTGAATTTGACTACTGCTTCAACTTTGAAGAAAACCCATTTGGAAA GGTGGAATTTGAAGTAGACAGTTTTTACGATTTCAATTCACCTGCATTGCTTCCCCATCCTCAGGCCGACAATTTATGCATTCAGTTCATGGATTTTGAAGAGATAAGCAGTGACTTCGCTCTTTTTGATCAGAATGAAGATATCATGGCTGATGCAATAAAGAGAGTAGTGGATTCATTTGACCACCATTGTGGCAATATTACGAACAGTGGTGGTTCAAGTACTGAAGCATCGAGAGtgattcatgaaattgagtatgGGGATTCACATGGAGAGAAAATAAGGAGTTTCAGAAGGAAAAGGACAGCTTCATTGGAATTAGATGAGATTCAAAAGTACTTTGATTTTCCAATATCTAAAGCTGCTAAAGAGATGAATGTGGGGCTGACTTTGTTGAAGAAGAGATGCAGGGAACTCAACATCATGAGATGGCCTCATAGGAAGATCAAGAGCTTGAAATCTCTCATTCACAAtgtcaag GAGCTTGGATTGACTAATGAGATAGTGATGTTGGAGGAGCACCAAAGGATGCTAGAGAAAGTGCCAGATCTGGAATTAACCGACAGAACCAAGAAGCTTAGGCAGGCTTGTTTCAAAGCTAATTACAAGAAAAGAAGGTCCCTTGCCTCTTGTTATTGA